TGTAGGTATATTGCTGCTTACTTTCCGACTCAATACTACTTACGCTTCCAATCACTCAGTCCCTTCGTGCCCCCTCGCTCCCTCGCTCAGTCGCTCCATCGTTCTTTCGTTCTTTCGTTCCCTCGTTCTTTCGTGCTGTCGTTCCCTCGTGCCCTCGTTGTTTCGCTCCATCGTTCTTTCGTTCCCTCGTTCCCTCGTGCTGTCGTGCAGTCGTGCCGTCGTGCCGTCGTGCCGTCGTGCCGTCGTGTATTCGTTCACTCGTTCAGTCGAAAGACAGCCTCCGCAAACTGCTTTCCCAGATCAATGAAACCTTCGCTGTCGTAGTGCCAGGTGTCAGAATAATCGTAGTAGCGGGTGGTTCTGACGATGGCTGCGCATTCATCGGTGCGGGCGAATTTTTCCTGGGCATATTGCACCAGCTCGCCGTAATCCCATACTTTGCCATCATCGTCATCCCATGAATCGGAGATCTTGCCGATCACCACCGGCAGGTCGTCAACGTGGAATACGGCCCGCATCAGGTCCATCAGGCGTTTGAGATTGTTATAATAGCGTTTGGCTATTGCTTCCACGTGGGCGTCGCTTTCCCCCTGCATCCAGATGATGCCGGAGGGCACCCGGTGCTCTTCCCGGCCGTCGCCGTCAATGTCCTTCACAGCCATGGCATGGCGCACGGTCTTCAGAAAATGGTCGTACTGGTTGATGCCTTTTTTCCCGCGGTAGTCCGGCTCCCAGCAGCCGAAGTCTTCAGCCGCCACGCTGTCTATAGAAGTGCCTCCCCGCGAATACTTGATCAGGGCAATTTCGTCGTTGGGGTACAGTTCCTGTAGCTTTTGGGCAAAGGAAAGCTCAACACCGAACCGGTCGGACAGTTGGTTTTCCTTGCCATCCGAAGAAAATCCGGTTCCATGCCCGGGTCTTAGCTCCTCCCAAAGGCCCAGCCCACCGTTGGTTTGATCATCCCCGGCAGGATTGCCGTGGTAGATTTGAACATGCTCGAAAGTTTTGTTCAGCTCATCAGGCAGCTCCGAATTGTAACCATAGCCATCCATGTTTGACTGGCCACCCAGATAGAATAGTCGTACCGTATCTAGATCGGTTTGCTGGCTCAGGGCCATTGAAGGAATAAGCAACATAACAGTGATAAGGGTTGACAGAATATTTTTCATAGCTGTTTATTTTTGGAATCATACAAAAAACATAAAAGGCTATAAAGATAAAATAAAAGGCCACGAATGCACGAATAAAATATTCATCCGTGCATTCGTGGCCTTTTACGCTTAGCCTTCGACTCTAATTTCCTTTAGTCATTTGTGAATAAATAATCGTTACCACTCGCTGCACCATGGCAAGATATACATCCGTCCAGCTTACCCCTTGCAACGCTCTCCTCTGACAGCAGGCCATTGGGATGCTCTGTGTAGTCAATGCTTTCATCTGCCGGCATTTGAACGTATTCCCAGTCGGCATTTTCGGAATCATATCCCGATTCCCTTTTGAACATGGCAAAGGTTACAAATAATTGTCCATTTGAACCATCGGGATTCTTTTTATAGGTTCTTTTGGTAATTAAGGTCCCCTTCTCAATTGAAGATCCTACTTGATCCACATTGCCGTATACTTCCCGGATGGTCGAGTCTGCACTAATTCCCTCAGGTCCTCCATGAGCAAAATTTTGACCTGTGAAATCTCCCAAATGGGATGTTGCTTTGTCCAATTTGTCCTGGGTTAATTCTACTTTCTCGTCTTCTTCAACTTCATCATCGCTTTCGCATTGAAAAAAGAATATTCCTGCAAGCAGGGTCATTACAATAATTAACGCTTTTGTTTTCATAACTTTTGAATTTATGGTTTAAAAATAGAAATTATATCCGTGTTTCTGTGTCCTAATTGTTTACCGGATAACAGTTGATCAGCACCACCTCAAATAGCTTACCTGTACATTTGCCTTTTACTTCAACCTGATCGCCGACACGGTATTTTTTTGCCTGTTCAAGGGCATTGGGTGAGAATGAGCACCTGACCCCTGATGCTGGGTCCTCCCCGCCGGTTAAAATAAAGGTCATGCTGGTATCATTGGCAGCTTTTTCAGATATTTGGCCCGATACCTCAATGACTTCTCCGGCATATTTTTTGGTTGCCTTTTGCTCATCCGAATTAAATGCCTGAGTCAGCTCGTCGGCCGTTAAGGTATATTCAGGTGTGATCCCGGCAACATCCGGAGTGGTTTTGGTATACAAATAATATCCGGTTGCCGCCCCCCCGACTACTATTATCCCAATAATGATCAGGGCAATGTTTCTGATTTTTTTCTTTTTCATAATCACCGAATTTTACTTACCTTTTCTTCAGCTCAAAATCAACATGCACTTCAATTTCTTTGGCAATGTTGTCTCTCATTACCTTTGGTATATCGATATCATAGTCTGCGGGACTGACAATAAACATACCTTTTGCCGCGATTACGTTATCCTCCTTCACCGTCAGGGTGACATCCGTGCTGATCTTGTTGGTTACGCCGTGAATGGTCAGCTTACCGCTGACAGGCACCTTGTACTTTCCGGTTTCCGAGAAATCCACCTTTGACAGATCGGTGATCTTACCCTCCAAAGTGGATTTCGGATATTTGTCCGACTCCACATATTGCCGGTTAAAATCCCGTTGCATCAGGTCTTTTTTGAATTCAAACGATTTCATTAACAAGGTAACACCCACCTCGCCGGTTTCTGTATTTAATATACAGGCAACCTGCCGGTTATGGGCTTTAATGTCTTCTAACGGCGTTTGGGAATAAAACCAGATGTATCCTGACCTGGTCATGTATTCCTGTCCGTATATGTTTGCGGAAACAAATAATATTCCGATTAGTATGAGCGCAAATTTTTTCATAAGCCTATTGTTTTTGAAGTTTATGTCATATTGCAAATACCCTTAAAATGTTGAAACCAAAATAAATTCCACCCAGGTTAAGGCCGTTGTTGAACCATGGATCCGTAGTTTCAGCGATATAATAGGGCTCGATCATGGAGCGTGAGTTGGTAAAATGCAGTTGAAATACATGGCCGCCGGTGTGTATATCAAAACCAAGAGATAGATTATTGACATTGTCAAATGATTTGTCGCTGTCGAAAGGAGGCAGCACATAAAAATATTCCGCATTCAACCGCACCCATTTGGTCAGCCTGAGGCTTCCCCCCATGCCGAGAGAATAAATGTCATTGGGGACCTGAGGATTTTCCACCAGATTTCTGTGAATAAAGGTTGGGGTGATCTGAAGGGACAGATCCTCATTGAATTTCCTGGCGATGGGCAATTGGTGGGTGTAGGACATTCTGCCGGCAAAATCATCCTCTTTTTGAGGATTGTTCCATTCAATGGTATTAACAGAAATGCTTGAATGCAGGGAGATGGATACAGGCATGTTTTTCTTTCCCGTTGATTGCCTGGTAATGGCATATTTTTGAAAACCGTGATAGGTTTTTAATTCATTTGTACGTCCCAAACCGACCATGAATTTATCCGAAATGCCATATTCCAGGGTGAAATACATATTGGCTCCGTCGAGACCCCAAAAATTTCTCCATCCCTGTTGAAGGTCATTAAACCGGTGGGAAATCCTGAAATGAAGCTGGTCTTCTCCTATCTGTTCGATGGAATGCCCGTTGATTATTCTGGAAGATTTGAAGGTAGCCTCTGCATAATCGGTCTCCTTATCAACCATGGTATCCAGACGGCTCATAATGTCTTCCTGTGCTTTCAAGGAGAAACCGGAAAGCAAAAGGATTAAAAATGTTGCTATGGATGGTATAATTTTCTTCATAGTTAATTGTAATACAGTATTCATAGATTAATTGTTTAGAGCGCCTTCTTCAACCCATATCCTGATTTTTGCAATGGTACATTCGTCCAGCTTGGGCTGCCCTTTTGGCATATTTGAATATCCATCAGCATGCTGTACTGCCTTTAATACCCTGGTTGCTTTTTCCTGCACGGCTTGGTGATTATCAAGAACAATGTTGCCACCAATGGATGATGCATCACCTTCATTATGGCAGGCATAGCAATTGTTCTCCAGGATGGGTTGTATGGTATTGCTATAAGTTACATCGCTTGTATCACATGGCATGTCCATATATTTTTCCACCTCATTGTCGTAAGTGCAATGAGTCAGCAATAAAGGTATGCTTAACAGGGAAATAAAGACCAGCAAAACAGCTTGAATGTTTTTCATAAAAGTAAGCATTAGAAGAATTTAAGATTCAAAGGTATTAATTAATACAACACGAGGCAACATTTTTTTCGGGGGATCAGTTTTTTGCAAAAAACTCCCAAAGGCCTGCCAGCAGTAAAACTCCTCCAATTTACTGCCTGATTGATTGTTGTTTATATTCAGTTTAAATAAAATAACTGAGAAGAAACATCAGCCTGCCACCATCATCTTTGGCTATTGCATTATTTGACTTGCAGTTAATTGAGGGAGAATACGCTTAGCTTATACAGCCACGAATGTATGATAGGATTTTAAAAAATCATTCGTGCATCTGTGGCATGTGTTTAACAACTCGAAGAATACCCGGACGATCATTCCGAGTTTGAAGAAGATGATGACGACAACGATTTTTGAGTTTTAGTAAGATGAGCGTTATATTTTGAAAGGTTCTTTCTGACAAAAAGAAGGTATTGTAGCGAATCCCGCAATAAAGGCCACTAAAACAAAGATGGAGATAGAAATAATAAGTCGGGCTAGATGTCTGAATAATCTGTGGGATACATCAGATATTTGGTGATGTTTGAAACGGTGTTCTGGTACCTTTCTATCTCTTTCATCTCCTGCCAATCAGGATGGTTCCCGAAAGCATCCCAGTGTTCCTGCTGGGAGGTGGTGTCACTGAAAGTAGTCATATACATCAGGTGTGGAATATGGGCACTTGAAAGGGCCTGGCCAAAAAATACAGGTTGAAATCCCAGTTTTTCAAATAGCTCGGATTCCCCTTCATTGAACATCTCTACTTTCCTCCGGTGTAGCAGCTCGGTGGCACTTTCATAGCTTCTCAGTTCGTAAACCCTGGAAGTATTAGGAGCGTTGTGCTCGGGCACACTAAGATGGGGAGTTGCAGAGAAGGCTTTGAGTAAGAAGCTTTCGATCCTTTCATAAGGAGGTGCATCATGGGGAGCTTCAATATATTCTTTACCCGCCTTCTGATAGGCTTCATCCTGTTCAAGTTTCTTGTCCAGCATTTCAAATTCTTCCAGAGAGGAAAAGGGGATCAGTACCATTATATAATCCTGTTCCCTTTCGTCCATTTCCCGGGGCTTAAATACACCCACATTCGGGATGCCTGCCCTTTCCAGGGCGGGGAGGTAAGCATTTTCCAGGTATTGATCCATGATCGATTCCTGTTCAGCATTCTCGAGCCGGTACATTTTAAGCTGGTAAAAGTCCCTCGTTTTCTGGGTATCACATGCGGTGAACTGGAGTAAAACAGAGGCCAGTAAAAGGAAGATGATTTTTTTCATTTTTATAGTGATTTTTATAGGATCAAAAGTAATAAATATTTTAAAACGGTCCAAAATATATTAGAGAAATTCAACAACAACTAAATTACGAGCCAGGCTGATAATAATCCAAACATTTGTATAAATTCATGGAGTCCCTTAATTTTATAAGGAGGTAACTTTTGGATCCGCCTTAACATTTGATTATAATCTACATTCATTCTAACTCTTTTTTATTTATCTCATTAAAGTCCAAAGATATAAAATTTTTGGATTCGGGCTTATATTTGGGTGTTTTATGTTTGGCGGTAACGTACAACTTGTCCGGCCTTTGACGGACCGTGACCGGCCTTTGACGGTTATTTGGCTACCGTCAAAAACGATACTTATATGTTAGCGGTATGTTGTTATTCTTCAAGAAGTTCATCTAATGCAAACTTGGTCAGCATTTCATGATTGCCTTCAAATATTATTAACCTTAAATTTTCGAATTCCTTTTTTAAACAAATTTTTCTACCAGCAATATTCCCGAACTCGCCTAATGGTTTTCTTTTCTCAAGCAAGTTCAGTTTCTCTGAAATCGACACGTATTTAGAGCTATCAATAACTGATAAGTCAGTCAGTAACTTATTGTAAAAATTAATTGAATGGGTAATCGGAACACTTCCTTGTATTCCATCATATACTCCAGCATAAATGGACAGTTTTGAACTTTTTAATTTTTCTATTGGCGTTTCCCAATAAATCGGTGATTTCTGTGCTGCATTTTCAGTATTAAGTCCATTTTTTGAGCCCGTGCAATCAAGAATATCCTGAGAGTATTTATTGTTTCTTATTTTACTTTCATTGTACCATGCAATTAAATCAGTAATTGATGCCCAGGCTGAAAACTTTTTTATATTGTGTTTAGATTTCATAAATGTGCTTAGTGTTGCATAACCACCGCCACTAACACCAATAACAAATATTTTAGATGTGTCAGTATTAGAGTTCCGTGTTGCATAGCTTATTGCATCATCAATGTCTGCTAATGCTAATTCACTGCAACATGCATCAATTTTTCTATTTGCTCCGCGAAAATTTGGATGGATATAATTCAAATCTTTCTGTTTACAGATTTCTGCTAATTTGTCATTTTGTGAGTAATCTCCACTCCAGGTATGTAAACTTACAATTAAAGGTTTAAGCTCATCTGATTTTGATTTAAAGAAATATGCTTTCTGAACATTGTTATCTCTACTCGACTTAATTTCAACTAATTCAAAATCTTTGCTCCATTCAGTCTGTCGTGTATCATCAAATTTTATATAATTCTCAACAAATGGTTTTTTAATTAATGACCAGATCGTTTTATTTTGTCTTAGAAAAATTCCCACTATTATCCCGAATAATACAATCAGGATAAATGTTATCAGTTTTAAAAGTCTGTTTTTCATTGTTATGTCGTTTTTTTACAATTACCGCACCGGGTAGGTCAGGAGGAGCAAAACTCCTCCCTTCCCTCCTAAGAACCGTATCCCGATAAAATAATCGGGATAAACTTTGCCACTTCAGCGGAATACGGCTCAGGCGCTTCTGTGACGGGCCACCCGGCCGTTAATTTCCGTGTCATTATTAACAAATGTAGCAATTTGTTTGCATTGCTCATAAAATTTATAACATCCTCGCTAAGTACATGGGTGCTGCTGGCAGGAATTTCAGACCACTCAGGTTTTTATATATTGGCGGTTGTTTTGTCTTTAGTCAAATCTTCATTAGCAAATTCTCTAAACATCTCTCCGGACAAATCAGCTGTCATAGCATTTTATTTTTGATTTAAATTTATTATATTCCCTTATTTTCATCTTGTGTTAAAATAATCGATAACGGAACGCTATTTACACAGTGCGAGTTTAAAAACGGCGTTTCCGAGTCCGCCCGATACAAATTTTGCTAAAATCGAAAACCGAAGAAACCGGAAACCGCCCCGCATGG
This genomic window from Bacteroidales bacterium contains:
- a CDS encoding cytochrome P460 family protein; the encoded protein is MKTKALIIVMTLLAGIFFFQCESDDEVEEDEKVELTQDKLDKATSHLGDFTGQNFAHGGPEGISADSTIREVYGNVDQVGSSIEKGTLITKRTYKKNPDGSNGQLFVTFAMFKRESGYDSENADWEYVQMPADESIDYTEHPNGLLSEESVARGKLDGCISCHGAASGNDYLFTND
- a CDS encoding YceI family protein; this translates as MKKFALILIGILFVSANIYGQEYMTRSGYIWFYSQTPLEDIKAHNRQVACILNTETGEVGVTLLMKSFEFKKDLMQRDFNRQYVESDKYPKSTLEGKITDLSKVDFSETGKYKVPVSGKLTIHGVTNKISTDVTLTVKEDNVIAAKGMFIVSPADYDIDIPKVMRDNIAKEIEVHVDFELKKR
- a CDS encoding NIPSNAP family protein, producing the protein MKKIIFLLLASVLLQFTACDTQKTRDFYQLKMYRLENAEQESIMDQYLENAYLPALERAGIPNVGVFKPREMDEREQDYIMVLIPFSSLEEFEMLDKKLEQDEAYQKAGKEYIEAPHDAPPYERIESFLLKAFSATPHLSVPEHNAPNTSRVYELRSYESATELLHRRKVEMFNEGESELFEKLGFQPVFFGQALSSAHIPHLMYMTTFSDTTSQQEHWDAFGNHPDWQEMKEIERYQNTVSNITKYLMYPTDYSDI
- a CDS encoding prolyl oligopeptidase family serine peptidase; amino-acid sequence: MKNRLLKLITFILIVLFGIIVGIFLRQNKTIWSLIKKPFVENYIKFDDTRQTEWSKDFELVEIKSSRDNNVQKAYFFKSKSDELKPLIVSLHTWSGDYSQNDKLAEICKQKDLNYIHPNFRGANRKIDACCSELALADIDDAISYATRNSNTDTSKIFVIGVSGGGYATLSTFMKSKHNIKKFSAWASITDLIAWYNESKIRNNKYSQDILDCTGSKNGLNTENAAQKSPIYWETPIEKLKSSKLSIYAGVYDGIQGSVPITHSINFYNKLLTDLSVIDSSKYVSISEKLNLLEKRKPLGEFGNIAGRKICLKKEFENLRLIIFEGNHEMLTKFALDELLEE